atctcggagatgagtggtgggatttaagcgacattttgtgttttctcttatatagtaccctaaaaataaaaatttgatatccaaatttcggatggggtacctaggggggcggcCCCTAGAcggcacaattgttatccaatttggttgaaattttgcatatgttgtatgacttccaacaactgtgcccagtatggtcgaaatagggtactacattttttgatatctgaagggggggcggaccctcccccttaccctaattttcagaaacgccagatctgggaAATGTGTGCTGCGATTTAacccaaattttgtgtgccctcatatagcaacctaaaaataaaaatttgatatccaaattttggatggggtacctaggggggccgccccaccctaaaacctaccaaacatatatttataccaatcacgacaatatgggactcaaatgaaaggtatttaggataagaaaacgtatgcgATATCCAATTgatggaccaagtgttagggggaccaccccaacccccaaaaaacccctaaatcggacatatttaccgatcatggcaatatgggattcaaatgaaaggtatttgcaagtagaatacgaatctgatatccaaatgtgggaccaagtttctgggggtccatcccttcgccaaagcacccccaaacagggcgTATTTATgaccattggcaatatggggctccaataaaaGATGATAAagttacgaccatagcaatatgggtctcgaatgaaaggtctttggaagtaaagcacgaatccgatatcaatattcccgaaaaagtgtctatgtggccaccccacccccataatactactcatataggacgtatttgctcaccatgacaatttgggttttaaagagagtagagctcgatattgtttttagggcccaaaCCCAATCGGACATATGTACTGACTTTTAAAAGAAAGGtagatgagattagaaaactaatttgatatccaattttgaggccactggcaatatagggttcaaataaatgatatttgagagtagatcacgatgttgatacattttcagggctaaatgtttgggggaccacccactccccaaaaaacaccccttaatcggacatatttacctcccatgtcaatgtggggctcaaattaaaggtattgggaagAGAATACCCATACGAATTGATACCTACTTTCGGAACAAAttctctgggggtctaccccttcccccaaaacaccccacaaaaaggaattatttactggccatcaAAATACGGGGATTCAAATAGAGCGCataataagccgattactggcttagatgaatgtccatagtggcatggataatatctgcaccctattttcaaccttacctagccCCTACAGTAAGCTAACAACTAAAATGTGGTGGCAAAATCTGGGGTGGGGTGCCTGGGAGGGCCGCCCACCCACAAAACCCGTCtatcggatttatagaccaatcaatacaatatgggtattaaattaaaggtgattgagagtagaaaacgaatctgatatcctattgTGGGACTTAGTGTTacgtgggtcaccccacaccCAAAAAACGCCTCAAGttagacatatttaccgactatggcaatatggacctTTAATGACTATCACTTTTAGAACCAAGTCTCTGGGTGTCCACCACACCCCTAAACATAACTTGTACTGACCAATGCACCGTGGTGTTTAAAGAAGAGgtattgagagtagaaaaatacacagcaaaattggaatacatttccaACTAAAAAtcggcagaaatttccaaaatttagagtactcctactccttattgagcccctagacggacaattgttatccaatttggttgaaaatttcaacaactaagccaagtatggtagaaatcggcccataacctgatatagctgccatataaaccggtctcccaatttgactttctgagcctctggaggacggAGCTGCTAGAGAATTGCCAAGATGCGGACTTGGAACTGCAAACTATCTTCTCAGCTCTAACATTACAGTCTCTCTAACATCTTCTCTTAGATACGCCATCATAACCTTCAGGTAGAGAACAAACCACTTCTATACATTTCAGGtaacatttattttaaaaaaacacataaaaacacaacaaatcaATCAATCATTTACTGGGTTGGTGGTGGGTGAGCATTAATGTATTCGATGGCCTTAAGGATGTGCTCTGGGATTGGTGGGGGAGTGGGCAACAAGGGTTGGGCAGAATCAACATGGTAGCCATTCTCATCGGCGGTATATTGAACAGAGACTTGTTCGCCTTCGGGAGAGGTGAATTCGTAGGAGCCCTTAACAACCCAGTTTTCACCATTCAAAGATCCCTCTTGTTGGGTCTTGACACTGTTGCCCAATTCGAGGGCGTATTTGAAATCTTCCACATTGACTTGAGATTCACTGCGGAGGACTTCGGCATCTTCGTTGGCGGCAACAACGGCCAAAACGCTGGCGAGTACGATCTATGGGTGacataaaaaaaagagaaaaatcaaAAGTCACCAAAAGCCTTAACCGATAgttttgtgttaaattttagAACTTACAAAGAATTTCATGTTGATACAGTTGATTGGTAGACTCTACAAAAGTAACTAATGTCAAATCAAACTAATGGCGAACCATTTATACTTTGACCTAACCTACCCTCTGGCATTTTGGCTTGGGCTTTGCTTTCTGGGGACAGAAGTATGAAACTTGTTCTTTATGTTAATTATTTGGTAGACAAAATATGTCTACCAAACAGCCTACCATGAACATTGAAATGTGTACCTTAAGTGGCGTTTTGTGTATGGGCTTTAAGACAGACATTAATATTGATATTAATATTCATTTCTGTCATTAGAATCTTAGgcttattttgtattttgattGAGAGTGAAAATAAACATAATAATTCTGGGGGGATTTTGTATGATCAATGTGAACCAATTGGACTACTGTGCTCAAATCATATAAAATGATGTTTGAGTAAATTGCCAGTCATCAATTTTCATAGCAAATTTTGCTGTTATATACATTTATCAGGAAtgttcaagaccttaaatcggctaatgggtttatatggcagctatatctaaatatgatcaaGGATTCGAAGCGAACGAAAGCGGGGCCCAGAGCTATGGCCGAGCGGCCCAATTTTTGCTGGGATGGAagcaaaatttccacaaatcgCAACGGCACGGTTTCCAGTCTCAACCTCGCTCTTTACAAACCCGCATAGCTCCGCTCCGGCGACCTGATCAGTActacagttccaaatttcattgaaatcaagTACTATTCACCAATGAAGTATTATAGAGAGATCAGCCTATATGtgtgctgatggaatatttccggctttactacagaaagaggcagactaccGGGCGCCTCATGTGGCCAATATTTTAAAAGCGTgcataggacttgcatatactacgaaagcctggcaggaggtaagggtggtgtttatgcccaagcccggcaaggcaagctatgcgacaccaaaggcctacagacccataagccttacgtcctttctactcaaaaccatggaacgcattgtggataccataacaaagaaatccagcgaactgctcaaatacaaacagcatgcctatgtcaggggaagatcggtggagactgtcctgcatgAGGTtgggcataaaatagaagaatccttcgatgccaaaacgaacacactggcggtatgctaCATTAACAATGTTCGGACccacacactgatccaatccttacaccagtaccgggtggatccggtccttagagactggataaaccatatgctaaggaacaggtggataaattgtgtatcccatggcataaatataagggagacagtggtacagggcacgccgcaggggggcattttatcgccattcttatgggtgaccaccataaatgacctattacggatgccgactgaggagggatttgtacCCGCCTGCTacgcaaacgatgttataatatttctatGGGGAAGAATCGGTACGAGCTGTGCtatggccgaaagggtctttcaTATGTCATATAACTGGggtagacccagaggtctcaatgttaacccagagaggacagaaattggaagtgtcacattcaggagcgtactgagatggCTCGGAGATATTGGGCACtttgtagacgggtcgtagggtcgaaatggggcctgaatacgaggatagtcaactggctctacaggagggtgattagaccaatacttacttacgtgtCAATAGTTTGTtggactgctttggagaaaaagtgcaacataaggaccaaacaacaggttcagagaacatattgtcttggcataggtggagcgatgcggaccactcccactagggcactggagactattctagatatccgactcattgacatacagattatctgtgagacagccactggggctataagacttaaggcgatgggagaatggattgagaatgggagcagctcataccatcgcggtataatcgaagcgacaataggtaacctggaaggaagggaagggaaaaggtttccgatcggatacctgagatgaaccttgaaatcgagtgcgagtcactgctgccatcggcacagtcttggattgacggaaccctagtattgccatatggaagatcttgttacacggatggatcaaagctagaggacagagtgggcctggggtctgcattgagaacccagggactgagatctgattTAGACTGTCCCACCATAATACGcccctgcaggcagagatccggtcgatcacggcaagcgtgaggtggtgtgatgctagcacaaggacgtcgagtgtaaacatctttaccgacagtaaaattgccacgagggcaataacaaccaggacggtaaggtcacgaacagtctcgcAGTGTAAGAAGAGGATTAACGGCACAAATTTtatctataaaaatcaatttgtgtttgtttgtatggttgtttgtttgtgtgttccttatagactcagaaacggctgaaccgattttcttgacattttcacagatggtgcatggTGGTGGATGGTGCAGATATAGGGATAGTgcaaaatagggtactaaatggttagatatctgaagggggagcgaacactcccccttacccaaattttcagaaaccccggatctcggagatgggtggtgcgatttaagcgaaattctgtatgctctcttatagcaacctaaaaacaaaaatttggtatccaaatttcggatggggtacctggggggccgtcccacccccaaaacctacaaaatatatatatagaccaatcaggacaatatgggactcaaatgaaaggtatttaagattagaaaacgtatatgatacccaattgtcggaccaagtgtttgggaaacCACCCTAACCGCCAAAACacgcctaaatcggacatatttaaccaccatgggaatatgggactcaaatgaaaggtatttgcgagtagtatgcgaatttgatatccacatttgggaccaagtttctgggggtctacccctttcctaaaacaccccccaaacaggacttatttactcaccatgacaatatggggcttaaaaaagggtttttgaatgtagaatacgaatgtgatatccaaatgtaagaccaAGTATTTGGAGGGCCGCCGCTCCTCAAAAACATggcccaaagaggacaaattgacgaccatagtaatatggggcttaattgaaaggtctttggaagttaaGCATGAATCTGGTATCACTatttgggaaaaagtttctatggggccaaccccccccataacaccacccaaataggaagtatcaGCTGACCATtgccattttattgtattattactgtaaatcggacgaacatatatttggcagctatattcaaatctgtaccgattttcttcaatttcaataggcttcgtctctaggccgaaaaacatgtctataccaaattttgatcggatgaaaattgcgacctgtagtttgtatacaaattaacatggacagacggacggacagacagacagacggacatagctaaatcgaatcagaaagtgattctgagtcgatcggtatacatgtcaatgggtctatctctcttgctTCTGGGTGTTTCTAACAAacgcacttagttataataccctgtaccacagtagtggtgaagggtataaaaattgtaatttcGACGAATTAGCCTCTTGTGTATGTGGGGCAGGCCTTGTCCAACTTTagaccgtccttacttgttcaCTTGGTTATAGTGGACTATATAGGCGAATTTATTCATTACCATTCCATTAgagaacagggtcaaacttctcacatatgaatgagtgcggtccgaagtttaagctcagtgaaaaGGGACCTTCAGTTGCATCCAaaaggcgtgccacagtgccacatctctttggagagaagtttttgcattgcctcacaaattttgccagcattaggagaagatTATAACCGCtgaactggaggccaccgtagcacagatgttaccatgtccgcctatgacgctgaacgcctgggttcgaatcctggcgaaaccatcagaaaaaaatttttcagcggtggttttcccctcctaatgctggcaacatttgtgaggtactatgccatataaaacttctctccaaagaggtgtcgcactgcggcacgccgttcggactcggctattaaaaggaggccccttatcattgagcttaaaaacttgaattggactgcactcattgatatgtgagaagtttgcccctgttccttagtagaatgttcatgggcaaaattagcaatttgcatttaccccactactgtggtacagggtattataagtcaGTGAATTAGGAAgagaaaggaagagagatagacccattgatatgcataccgatcgactcagaatcactttctgattccatttagctatgtccgtccgtcttataCATAAAAGACGGTcaatttgttccttatagactaaaaaactgctgaaccgatttccttgaaatttttacagatggtgcataatgatcccgtgataaaaatacggtactaaattttttgatggctgaagggggaacggaccctcccccttaccttaattttcagaaacgccagatctcggagatgggtggtgcgatttaagcgaaattctgtgtgctctcttatagtaacctaaaaacaaaaatttggtattcaaatttcggatggggtgcctggggggccgccccacctccaaaacctacaaaatatatatatagaccaatcagggcaatatgggactcaaatgaaaggtatttaagattagaaaacgtatttgacatccacatttgggaccaagtttctggaggtctacccctttcccagaacaccccccaaacaggacttatttactgaccatggcaatatgggacttgaaAAAAGGgtttttgaatgtagaatacgattGTGAtagccaaatgtgggaccaagtgtttgggggcccgcCGTTCCTCAAAATCATGcttcaaagaggacaaatttacgaccttagcaatatggggcttaaatgaaaggtctttgggagttaagcacaaatctgttatcaatattcgggacaaagtttctatgagaccaccccactcccacctttgccattttaatgcattattactgcaaatctgacgaacatatatttggcagctatatccaaatctgcattggaaaaaatcggttcagatctggatatagctcccatatatatgtttgtccgattttcagtaataatgcaattaaatggtcatttgttaaccgattctcttgaaatttggcaggaaggatttttttccaccatcgatattactggtgagtttcatggatatcggttcagatttagatatagctctcatatgtatatatcacccgattttcactcctatagctactgcaagcacatttattgaccaatcttgccaaaatattgcacaatgctttcttcgatggctaccacaatatacatagagtttggtcaaaatcggttcagatttcgatatagctcccatatatatgttcgtccgatttccacaaatattgctataaaatggtcttttgttaaccgattttctcgaaattcggcaagaGCGATTTTCCCTTTGAGTCTCaatatttctggtgaatttcatgaaaatcggttcagatttagatatagcactcatatatatatatcgcctgattttaacTTCTCGTGTCacagcaagctcatttattgatccaccttgccaaaattttgcaaaacgctttccttgacgactgccacagtatttgaggagtttgctcgaaatcggttcagatttacatatagctctcatatatatattcgtccgatttgcagaaataatgcaataaaatggtcattttttaaccgattctcttgaaatttggcaggaaggattttctcttgactctcgacattactggtgaatttcatagaaatcggttcagatttagatatagctctcatatatatatcgccagattttcactcctagagccattgcaagcgcatttattaaccaatctttccaaaactttgtaGAACGCCTTgatcgacgactaccacattatctgagaagtttgctcgaaatcggttcagaactagatatagctcctatacatatgttcgtcagattttgggcaatttgccataatgttgtcatttgtcaaccgtatttttacagttggaacatatttgctcgccgaggtccatcaaaactggttcggaattggatataggtcccacattgtacctatagggtaggtgtagggtagtaTACAGTCgtcaccgcccaacttttgcccttccttactggttttatgatgttcttgccaggctTCGAATTCCGGCGTTCAtagtcataggcggatatgtaAACCTCGGCACTATGGTGGTCTCCTAATTTACCGTATATAGTTGTCCTTTTCAAGTTggcagttttctttttttgcaatGCCAAAGGTATGCAACAGTGTTGAACACC
The genomic region above belongs to Stomoxys calcitrans chromosome 5, idStoCalc2.1, whole genome shotgun sequence and contains:
- the LOC106088242 gene encoding cuticular protein 47Eg-like; this translates as MKFFIVLASVLAVVAANEDAEVLRSESQVNVEDFKYALELGNSVKTQQEGSLNGENWVVKGSYEFTSPEGEQVSVQYTADENGYHVDSAQPLLPTPPPIPEHILKAIEYINAHPPPTQ